One window of the Herbiconiux sp. L3-i23 genome contains the following:
- the otsB gene encoding trehalose-phosphatase, with protein MNDSVGVHSGGTGSAVPRDLRDALRRLAATPRLLVALDFDGTLAPTVDDPAKARALPEARAAVDRILTLPGTRVAFVSGRALDSLEEVSGAGDDTILVGSHGIEVRLDSPDEVFTLGEEEQARLGLLGDVLDQVADNVDDVWIETKPAGFALHTRLATERNSRIAHLVALSEAHAEVDDLTVRRGKDVLEFSVRSTTKGEAVEHLRRYTGASAVFYAGDDVTDEDAFEALGDGDLALKIGSGTTVADHRVDGPEDVAHVLSLLADLRASATDTDRSN; from the coding sequence ATGAACGACTCCGTCGGCGTCCACTCGGGCGGGACCGGGTCCGCGGTGCCGCGCGACCTCCGCGATGCGCTGCGTCGGCTCGCCGCCACCCCGCGCCTGCTCGTCGCCCTCGACTTCGACGGCACCCTCGCTCCGACGGTCGACGACCCGGCGAAGGCTCGCGCGCTGCCCGAGGCGCGGGCGGCCGTCGACCGGATCCTCACCCTTCCCGGAACCCGTGTGGCGTTCGTATCGGGTCGCGCGCTCGACTCGTTGGAGGAGGTCTCCGGGGCGGGGGACGACACGATCCTCGTCGGCTCGCACGGCATCGAGGTGCGTCTCGACTCGCCCGACGAAGTGTTCACCCTCGGCGAGGAGGAGCAGGCCCGGCTCGGTCTCCTCGGCGACGTGCTCGACCAGGTCGCCGACAACGTCGACGACGTGTGGATCGAGACGAAGCCGGCGGGATTCGCGCTGCACACCCGCCTCGCCACCGAGCGCAACAGCCGGATCGCGCATCTCGTCGCCCTCTCCGAGGCTCACGCCGAGGTCGACGATCTGACGGTGCGGCGCGGCAAGGACGTCCTCGAGTTCTCCGTCCGATCGACGACGAAGGGCGAGGCGGTGGAGCACCTGCGCCGCTACACCGGTGCGAGCGCCGTCTTCTACGCGGGCGACGACGTCACCGACGAGGACGCGTTCGAGGCGCTCGGCGACGGCGACCTGGCACTCAAGATCGGCAGCGGCACGACGGTCGCCGACCACCGCGTCGACGGACCCGAGGACGTCGCCCACGTCCTCAGCCTCCTCGCCGACCTGCGGGCGAGCGCGACGGACACCGACCGCTCGAACTGA
- a CDS encoding Na+/H+ antiporter subunit A, translating into MLFLLCAFAIAALVVPALVPRFGTKAFAFAALPALAGFVHACIAAPGILAGTPLVERTEWVPQLGLTLDLRMDPLAWLLAMVATGVGALVMLYCIRYFRSDEPGLGRFAGILTAFAGSMYGLVVADDVYLLFVFWELTTVFSYLLIGHSTGRRASRAAALQALLVTTLGGLSMLAGLVLLSTEAGTSNLGELVAAAPTGPVVTVAVLLVLVGAVTKSAIFPFHFWLPGAMAAPTPVSAYLHAAAMVKAGLYLIARLAPGFAEVSGWRESLVVLGVLTMLLGGWRAMRETDLKLLLAYGTVGQLGFLTVVIGYGTRDTLLAGLALLLGHALFKSALFLTVGIVDHRAGTRDLRRLSGLGRRAPVLAAVGILAAASMAGVPPLLGFVAKEAALTSLLEAAESGQLIGWVALVGVAVGSVFTVAYATRFVWGAFWSKPGVEPLLGKRERRSFVASPALLALAGLVLGPAASFVDATIAPAADALPAGEHVYHLALWHGLEPALLISAGTLVLGFTLFWLRRRAEAGEGSEPRRRTMAADAYRGVLQFVDRSAARVTATVQRGSLPYYLAIILIVLVISAGAAVARVPDWPTEARLWDSPYQVVIGAIMIVAAVATTVASKRFQAVVLVGVTGLGMAVLFTLHGAPDLALTQVLVELVTLVAFVLVLRRLPARLGERNGSRFKFGRALLGAAVGILMSVIAVVALGARTATPISEMFPELAYEGGHGMNVVNVALVDLRGWDTMGELSVLIAAATGVASLVFISSRSDRMPDFARRSGRGIRDLETARKDRVDSERGPWLLAGRTLAPRNRSILLEVVVRLVFHALIVVSLYLLLVGHNAPGGGFAGGLVVGLALVARYLAAGRFELAAAAPVNAGALLGSGLAFAVGTAFVPLFFGADALTSTWFELDLGWFGEIVFVTSTLFDVGVYLVVIGLVLDILRSLGGEVDRQQEEEDDEAAGGLATIEPDEADSTDSTDSNSETTGEAVR; encoded by the coding sequence ATGCTCTTCCTCCTCTGCGCGTTCGCCATCGCCGCCCTCGTCGTTCCCGCTCTCGTCCCGCGATTCGGCACCAAGGCGTTCGCCTTCGCGGCACTGCCCGCTCTCGCCGGGTTCGTGCACGCGTGCATCGCCGCTCCCGGAATCCTCGCCGGCACCCCGCTCGTCGAACGCACCGAATGGGTTCCGCAGCTGGGGCTCACCCTCGACCTGCGCATGGACCCCCTCGCGTGGCTGCTCGCGATGGTCGCCACCGGCGTCGGCGCGCTCGTGATGCTCTACTGCATCCGCTACTTCCGCAGCGACGAGCCGGGGCTCGGCCGGTTCGCGGGGATCCTCACCGCCTTCGCCGGGTCGATGTACGGCCTCGTCGTCGCCGACGACGTCTACCTGCTGTTCGTCTTCTGGGAGCTGACCACGGTCTTCTCCTACCTGCTGATCGGCCACAGCACCGGGCGTCGGGCGAGCCGTGCGGCGGCGCTGCAGGCGCTGCTCGTCACGACCCTCGGCGGGCTCTCGATGCTCGCCGGCCTGGTGCTGCTCTCGACCGAGGCCGGCACCTCGAACCTCGGCGAGCTGGTGGCCGCTGCCCCCACCGGGCCGGTCGTCACCGTCGCCGTGCTCCTCGTCCTGGTCGGGGCCGTCACGAAGTCGGCCATCTTCCCGTTCCACTTCTGGCTGCCGGGCGCCATGGCCGCGCCCACCCCGGTGAGCGCCTACCTGCACGCCGCCGCGATGGTGAAGGCGGGCCTCTACCTCATCGCGCGCCTCGCTCCCGGCTTCGCCGAGGTATCCGGGTGGCGCGAATCGCTCGTCGTCCTCGGCGTGCTCACCATGCTGCTCGGCGGCTGGCGTGCGATGCGCGAGACCGACCTGAAGCTGCTGCTCGCCTACGGCACGGTCGGCCAGCTCGGATTCCTCACCGTCGTGATCGGCTACGGCACCCGCGACACCCTCCTCGCGGGGCTCGCGCTGCTGCTCGGCCACGCCCTGTTCAAGTCGGCGCTGTTCCTCACCGTCGGCATCGTCGACCACCGGGCGGGCACCCGAGACCTGCGCCGACTCTCAGGCCTCGGCCGTCGAGCCCCCGTGCTCGCCGCCGTCGGCATCCTCGCCGCGGCGTCGATGGCGGGCGTTCCGCCTCTCCTCGGCTTCGTCGCCAAGGAGGCGGCCCTCACCAGCCTGCTCGAGGCGGCCGAATCCGGACAGCTGATCGGCTGGGTCGCGCTGGTCGGCGTCGCGGTCGGATCGGTGTTCACCGTCGCCTACGCCACCCGGTTCGTCTGGGGAGCGTTCTGGTCGAAGCCCGGCGTCGAACCGCTGCTCGGCAAGCGCGAACGCCGCAGCTTCGTGGCGTCGCCGGCGCTGCTCGCGCTCGCTGGCCTGGTCCTCGGCCCCGCCGCTTCCTTCGTCGACGCGACGATCGCGCCCGCCGCCGACGCGCTGCCCGCGGGGGAGCACGTCTACCATCTCGCGCTCTGGCACGGCCTCGAGCCGGCCCTCCTCATCTCGGCCGGAACCCTGGTGCTCGGTTTCACCCTGTTCTGGCTGCGCCGCCGCGCAGAGGCGGGCGAGGGATCCGAGCCGCGCCGCCGCACCATGGCCGCCGACGCGTACCGCGGGGTGCTGCAGTTCGTCGACCGCAGCGCGGCGCGCGTCACCGCGACCGTGCAGCGCGGGTCGCTGCCCTACTACCTCGCGATCATCCTCATCGTCCTGGTGATCAGCGCGGGCGCCGCGGTGGCCCGCGTGCCCGATTGGCCCACCGAAGCACGGCTCTGGGACAGCCCCTATCAGGTCGTCATCGGGGCGATCATGATCGTCGCCGCCGTCGCGACCACCGTGGCGAGCAAGCGTTTCCAGGCCGTCGTCCTGGTCGGCGTGACCGGACTCGGCATGGCCGTGCTGTTCACCCTGCACGGCGCACCCGACCTCGCCCTCACCCAGGTGCTCGTCGAACTCGTCACCCTCGTCGCCTTCGTGCTCGTGCTGCGGCGGCTGCCCGCACGGCTCGGCGAGCGCAACGGCAGCCGCTTCAAGTTCGGTCGGGCACTGCTCGGCGCGGCGGTCGGCATCCTCATGTCGGTCATCGCCGTGGTCGCCCTCGGCGCACGGACGGCGACCCCCATCTCCGAGATGTTCCCCGAGCTCGCCTACGAGGGCGGGCACGGCATGAACGTCGTCAACGTCGCCCTCGTCGACCTGCGCGGTTGGGACACGATGGGCGAGCTCAGCGTTCTCATCGCCGCCGCGACCGGTGTCGCGAGCCTCGTCTTCATCTCGAGCCGCAGCGACCGGATGCCCGACTTCGCGCGGCGTTCCGGTCGCGGCATCCGCGACCTCGAGACGGCCCGGAAGGATCGGGTCGACAGCGAGCGCGGCCCATGGCTGCTCGCGGGTCGCACCCTCGCGCCGCGCAACCGGTCGATCCTGCTCGAGGTCGTCGTGCGCCTCGTCTTCCACGCGCTGATCGTCGTGTCGCTCTACCTCCTGCTCGTCGGGCACAACGCGCCCGGCGGCGGCTTCGCGGGGGGCCTCGTCGTGGGCCTGGCGCTCGTCGCCCGCTACCTCGCGGCGGGCCGGTTCGAGTTGGCCGCCGCCGCTCCCGTGAACGCGGGCGCTCTGCTCGGCAGCGGCCTCGCCTTCGCGGTCGGCACGGCCTTCGTCCCGTTGTTCTTCGGCGCCGACGCGCTCACCTCGACCTGGTTCGAGCTCGACCTCGGCTGGTTCGGCGAGATCGTCTTCGTCACCTCCACCCTGTTCGACGTGGGCGTGTACCTCGTCGTCATCGGCCTGGTCCTCGACATCCTGCGCAGCCTCGGCGGCGAGGTCGACCGCCAGCAGGAGGAAGAGGACGACGAGGCCGCCGGCGGACTCGCCACCATCGAGCCGGACGAGGCCGACAGCACCGACAGCACTGACAGCAACAGCGAGACAACGGGGGAGGCCGTCCGATGA
- the mnhG gene encoding monovalent cation/H(+) antiporter subunit G, translated as MAPEIDVIDIVAALLLVLGAALSVAAGVGLIRFPDALSRMHAATKPQILGLISVLAAVALEAGNWATLLVIAPTILLQLLVSPMSAHMIGRAGYRTGNYRRDLIVHDELVDDVERASEEDAAPRS; from the coding sequence ATGGCTCCTGAGATCGACGTGATCGACATCGTCGCCGCCCTACTGCTGGTGCTCGGCGCGGCCCTCTCCGTCGCCGCCGGTGTCGGACTCATCCGTTTCCCCGACGCGCTCAGCCGGATGCACGCGGCGACGAAGCCGCAGATCCTCGGGTTGATCAGCGTGCTCGCGGCCGTCGCGCTCGAGGCGGGCAACTGGGCGACGCTCCTCGTGATCGCACCGACCATCCTGCTGCAGCTGCTCGTCAGCCCCATGTCGGCGCACATGATCGGCCGCGCCGGCTACCGCACGGGCAACTACCGCCGCGACCTCATCGTGCACGACGAGCTGGTCGACGACGTCGAACGCGCGAGCGAGGAGGACGCGGCACCGCGCTCCTGA
- a CDS encoding fructosamine kinase family protein, with protein sequence MEIERRTIRKERANAPASFFEAEAAGLEWLAEAMPERGAGVAQVVDFGPGFIETLRVDESRPGARAARDFGAALARTHDAGAAGFGAPPDGWGGPCFIGRQGLAVSTAVRSWGAFYAADRVLPYLEKAVARGHVRPDAAALVRAACDRIAGGDFDDDDAPARLHGDLWNGNVLWSPAGVVLIDPAAHGGHRETDLAMLDLFGCPYLDDILTGYDEEHPLRDGWRQRIPLHQLHPLAVHAASHGSGYEAPLVEAARSVLTL encoded by the coding sequence GTGGAGATCGAGCGGCGAACGATTCGCAAGGAGCGCGCCAACGCGCCGGCCTCGTTCTTCGAGGCCGAGGCGGCGGGCCTCGAGTGGCTCGCCGAGGCGATGCCCGAGCGGGGCGCCGGTGTCGCGCAGGTCGTCGACTTCGGACCGGGCTTCATCGAGACCCTGCGGGTCGACGAGTCCCGTCCGGGCGCCCGCGCCGCCCGCGACTTCGGCGCCGCCCTGGCCCGCACGCACGACGCCGGAGCCGCGGGGTTCGGTGCGCCTCCCGATGGCTGGGGCGGGCCGTGCTTCATCGGCCGTCAGGGCCTCGCCGTCTCGACCGCCGTCCGGAGCTGGGGTGCGTTCTACGCGGCCGATCGGGTGCTGCCCTACCTCGAGAAGGCGGTCGCCCGTGGTCACGTCCGACCGGACGCGGCTGCGCTCGTCCGCGCCGCGTGCGACCGCATCGCAGGCGGCGACTTCGACGACGACGACGCTCCCGCCCGACTGCACGGCGACCTTTGGAACGGCAACGTGCTCTGGTCGCCCGCGGGCGTCGTATTGATCGACCCCGCGGCGCACGGCGGTCACCGCGAGACCGACCTCGCGATGCTCGACCTCTTCGGCTGCCCGTACCTCGATGACATCCTCACCGGCTACGACGAGGAGCATCCCTTGCGCGACGGGTGGCGGCAGCGCATCCCGCTGCACCAGCTGCACCCCCTCGCCGTCCACGCGGCGTCGCACGGGTCGGGTTACGAGGCGCCGCTCGTCGAGGCGGCACGCTCAGTGCTCACGCTCTGA
- a CDS encoding Na+/H+ antiporter subunit E, with protein sequence MTAEELHPSRRISLRKTLIQQAPLLVVLVLLWLFLWGSFTPIDIIMGIVVAIAVTQIFELPPVQLSGRFNPWWLLVFLVDFARQVIAGSFQVAGLALHFGKVVKSSVIEVKLTTKSDFVMTLTAIAISLVPGSLILEVDRTGSTLFLHVLNAETAEAIEKVRRRVLVTERALLRALGSRDELTASDERCRSDS encoded by the coding sequence ATGACCGCGGAAGAGCTGCACCCGTCGCGTCGGATCAGTCTGCGCAAGACGCTGATCCAGCAGGCGCCGCTGCTGGTCGTGCTCGTGCTGCTGTGGCTGTTCCTCTGGGGCTCGTTCACCCCGATCGACATCATCATGGGCATCGTCGTCGCGATCGCGGTGACGCAGATCTTCGAACTGCCTCCCGTGCAGCTGTCCGGCCGATTCAACCCGTGGTGGCTGCTCGTCTTCCTCGTCGACTTCGCCCGTCAGGTGATCGCCGGGTCCTTCCAGGTCGCGGGTCTCGCACTGCACTTCGGCAAAGTCGTGAAGTCGTCCGTCATCGAGGTGAAGCTGACCACGAAGTCCGACTTCGTCATGACGCTCACGGCGATCGCGATCTCCCTCGTGCCCGGATCGCTGATCCTCGAGGTCGACCGCACGGGGTCGACCCTGTTCCTCCACGTGCTCAACGCCGAAACCGCCGAGGCGATCGAGAAGGTCCGCCGACGGGTGCTGGTCACCGAACGTGCTCTGCTGCGCGCTCTCGGGTCGCGCGACGAGCTCACCGCCTCCGATGAGCGATGCAGGAGCGACTCATGA
- a CDS encoding trehalose-6-phosphate synthase, giving the protein MATPQNTFGFVVVSNRLPVDRVEHGGDGQWQRSPGGLVTALEPVMQANDGAWVGWPGIADREFEPFENDGAWLVPVPLSEDEVADYYEGFSNDTLWPLYHDVIAQPSYHREWWEAYVRVNQRFADAAAKVADEKALVWVQDYQLQLVPAMLREQRPDLTIGFFNHIPFPAYGIYSQLPWRKQIVAGLLGADVIGFQRAADAGNFARAVRRLFGYSAKGTHLEVPETRPDGSTEMRHVVARHFPISIDVAGYEELARTAEVQARAAEIRRELGDPAIIMLGVDRLDYTKGIGHRMKAFGELLADGRLDVESSMLVQVASPSRERVETYKTLRDEIELTVGRINGDYGHIGHQAINYLHQSYPRDEMVALFLAADVMLVTALRDGMNLVAKEYVASRIDEGGVLVLSEFAGAADELKSALLINPHDIEGLKDAMMTAVSMTKKERQTRMRSLRKRVREHDVEFWSASFLDVLRKASPAGAPDVADPGDA; this is encoded by the coding sequence ATCGCCACCCCGCAGAACACCTTCGGTTTCGTCGTCGTCTCCAACAGGCTCCCCGTAGACCGGGTCGAGCACGGCGGCGACGGGCAGTGGCAGCGTTCGCCCGGGGGTCTCGTGACGGCGCTCGAACCGGTCATGCAGGCCAACGACGGCGCATGGGTGGGGTGGCCCGGCATCGCGGATCGCGAGTTCGAGCCCTTCGAGAACGACGGGGCCTGGCTCGTCCCGGTGCCGCTGTCCGAGGACGAGGTCGCCGACTACTACGAGGGCTTCTCGAACGACACCCTCTGGCCCCTCTACCACGACGTGATCGCGCAGCCTTCGTACCACCGGGAGTGGTGGGAGGCGTACGTGCGGGTGAACCAGCGTTTCGCGGACGCCGCCGCGAAGGTGGCCGACGAGAAGGCGCTCGTCTGGGTGCAGGACTACCAGCTGCAGCTCGTGCCCGCGATGCTGCGCGAACAGCGGCCCGATCTCACGATCGGGTTCTTCAACCACATCCCGTTCCCCGCCTACGGCATCTACTCGCAGCTTCCGTGGCGCAAGCAGATCGTCGCCGGCCTCCTCGGGGCCGACGTCATCGGCTTCCAGCGCGCCGCCGACGCCGGCAACTTCGCCCGCGCCGTGCGTCGCCTGTTCGGCTACTCGGCGAAGGGCACGCACCTCGAGGTGCCCGAGACGCGCCCCGACGGCAGCACGGAGATGCGGCACGTCGTCGCCCGCCACTTCCCGATCTCGATCGACGTCGCCGGGTACGAGGAGCTCGCGCGGACCGCCGAGGTTCAGGCGCGGGCGGCGGAGATCCGGCGCGAACTCGGCGACCCGGCGATCATCATGCTCGGCGTCGACCGGCTCGACTACACCAAGGGCATCGGGCATCGCATGAAGGCCTTCGGCGAGCTGCTCGCCGACGGGCGGCTCGATGTCGAGAGCTCGATGCTCGTGCAGGTGGCGAGCCCCAGCCGGGAACGCGTCGAGACCTACAAGACCCTCCGCGACGAGATCGAGCTGACGGTCGGGCGCATCAACGGCGACTACGGGCACATCGGCCATCAAGCCATCAACTACCTGCACCAGAGCTACCCGCGCGACGAGATGGTGGCTCTGTTCCTCGCCGCCGATGTGATGCTCGTCACCGCTCTGCGCGACGGAATGAACCTCGTCGCCAAGGAGTACGTCGCGAGCCGCATCGACGAGGGCGGGGTGCTCGTACTCAGCGAGTTCGCCGGCGCCGCCGACGAGCTGAAGAGCGCGCTCCTGATCAACCCGCACGACATCGAGGGCCTGAAGGACGCGATGATGACCGCGGTGTCGATGACGAAGAAGGAACGGCAGACGCGGATGCGGTCGCTGCGCAAGCGGGTGCGCGAGCATGACGTCGAGTTCTGGTCGGCGAGCTTCCTCGACGTGCTCCGCAAGGCGAGCCCGGCGGGCGCCCCCGACGTCGCCGATCCGGGGGACGCATGA
- a CDS encoding Na+/H+ antiporter subunit D — protein sequence MISLVPLPVLLPLLGAAFALLTYRKPRLQRLVTVGVLATVLVVGVILAVVVDRDGPLVMNVGGWPAPFGITLVVDRLSALMVSVSAAVLLAVLIFAVGQGLADEDEGDNTPVSIYYPAYLVLGAGVFNAFIAGDLFNLYVGFEILLVASYVLLTLGGTEPRIRAGTTYIVVSLMSSLLFLAAISMLYAATGTVNIAQLSERIADLPGELQTLLHVLLLLAFGIKAAVFPLSFWLPDSYPTAPAPVTAVFAGLLTKVGVYAIIRTETILFPTPELNDVLLIVALLTMVVGILGAIAQADIKRMLSFTLVSHIGYMVLGVGLGTAAGVAAAIFYTIHHIVVQTTLFLATGLIERKGGTTNVGDLAGLLKASPVIGVLFFIPALNLGGIPPFSGFIGKLGLLEASAEVATPLAYTLMGVAVLVSLLTLYPLARTWNLAFWRGRDEVEGYESYLTESLHGDPYASTTTRTRPVPALMVAATAGMVALGVALTVLAGPLYDLASRAGADLQGTERYVSSVLGEER from the coding sequence ATGATCAGCCTCGTTCCGCTCCCCGTACTGCTGCCCCTGCTCGGTGCGGCGTTCGCCCTGCTCACCTACCGCAAGCCTCGCCTGCAGCGGCTCGTCACGGTCGGCGTGCTCGCGACCGTGCTGGTGGTCGGCGTCATCCTCGCCGTCGTCGTCGACCGAGACGGCCCGCTCGTGATGAACGTCGGCGGGTGGCCCGCGCCGTTCGGCATCACCCTCGTCGTCGACCGGCTGTCGGCGCTCATGGTCTCGGTCTCGGCGGCAGTGCTGCTCGCCGTCCTCATCTTCGCGGTCGGGCAGGGTCTCGCCGACGAGGACGAGGGCGACAACACCCCCGTCTCGATCTACTACCCGGCCTACCTCGTGCTCGGTGCCGGAGTGTTCAACGCGTTCATCGCCGGCGACCTGTTCAACCTCTACGTCGGCTTCGAGATCCTGCTCGTCGCGAGCTACGTGCTGCTGACCCTCGGCGGCACCGAGCCGCGCATCCGCGCCGGCACCACCTACATCGTGGTCAGCCTGATGTCGTCGCTGCTGTTCCTCGCCGCGATCTCGATGCTCTACGCCGCCACCGGTACGGTCAACATCGCGCAGCTGTCCGAGCGCATCGCCGATCTTCCGGGCGAACTGCAGACGCTGCTGCACGTGCTGCTGCTGCTCGCCTTCGGCATCAAGGCGGCCGTGTTCCCGCTGTCGTTCTGGCTGCCGGATTCCTATCCGACGGCGCCCGCGCCGGTCACCGCGGTGTTCGCGGGTCTGCTCACCAAGGTGGGCGTCTATGCGATCATCCGCACCGAGACGATCCTCTTCCCGACCCCCGAGCTGAACGACGTGCTGCTCATCGTCGCCCTGCTCACGATGGTGGTCGGCATCCTCGGTGCGATAGCGCAAGCCGACATCAAGCGGATGCTCTCGTTCACCCTCGTCAGCCACATCGGCTACATGGTGCTCGGGGTGGGGTTGGGCACCGCGGCGGGAGTGGCGGCGGCGATCTTCTACACGATCCATCACATCGTCGTGCAGACCACGCTGTTCCTCGCGACGGGACTCATCGAGCGCAAGGGCGGCACGACCAACGTCGGCGACCTCGCCGGGCTGCTCAAGGCGTCGCCCGTCATCGGCGTGCTGTTCTTCATCCCCGCGCTCAACCTGGGCGGCATCCCGCCGTTCTCGGGGTTCATCGGCAAGCTCGGACTGCTCGAGGCGTCGGCCGAGGTCGCGACACCGCTGGCGTACACGTTGATGGGCGTCGCCGTCCTCGTCTCGCTGCTCACGCTGTACCCGCTCGCCCGCACCTGGAACCTCGCGTTCTGGCGGGGCCGCGACGAGGTCGAGGGCTACGAGTCGTACCTGACCGAGTCGCTGCACGGCGACCCGTACGCGTCGACGACCACCCGCACCCGCCCGGTGCCGGCGCTCATGGTGGCGGCGACGGCCGGCATGGTGGCGCTCGGCGTCGCCCTGACCGTGCTGGCCGGCCCGCTCTACGACCTCGCCTCCCGTGCGGGCGCCGACCTGCAGGGAACCGAGAGATACGTGTCGAGCGTGCTGGGGGAGGAGCGATGA
- a CDS encoding SUMF1/EgtB/PvdO family nonheme iron enzyme, translating to MDEIEMARIGGGTIVLTDARRGARWSVDLEPFEIGVFAVTEEQMADLLGIAAAEPRRPATQASWLRAIRFCNAASEWEGLDPAYGFDGEEVTWHVDSDGYRLPTEAEWEFACRAGSTAAQYGPLAEVAWSNLDGVTAAQEVGGKLPNLNGLFDTLGNVWEWCFDLLDPDGDGSRVFRGGGFADDAWSVRASTRRGAAPRTTHADVGFRLARGGFDADGAAQVWSAAAER from the coding sequence ATGGACGAGATCGAGATGGCGCGGATCGGAGGCGGCACGATCGTCCTGACCGACGCGCGCCGCGGGGCGCGATGGAGCGTCGACCTCGAACCGTTCGAGATCGGCGTCTTCGCGGTGACCGAGGAGCAGATGGCCGACCTGCTCGGAATCGCCGCCGCCGAGCCGCGGCGGCCGGCGACGCAGGCCAGCTGGCTGCGCGCGATCCGCTTCTGCAACGCCGCCTCCGAGTGGGAAGGCCTCGATCCGGCCTACGGTTTCGACGGCGAGGAGGTGACCTGGCACGTCGACTCCGACGGCTACCGCCTCCCCACCGAGGCGGAGTGGGAGTTCGCGTGCCGCGCCGGGTCCACGGCGGCGCAGTACGGGCCGCTCGCCGAGGTCGCCTGGTCGAACCTCGACGGCGTCACCGCCGCACAGGAGGTGGGCGGCAAGCTGCCGAATCTCAACGGGCTGTTCGACACCCTCGGCAACGTGTGGGAGTGGTGCTTCGACCTGCTCGACCCCGATGGGGACGGTTCCCGCGTGTTCCGGGGCGGCGGCTTCGCCGACGATGCCTGGAGCGTTCGCGCGTCGACCCGCCGCGGCGCCGCGCCGCGGACCACGCACGCCGACGTCGGCTTCCGACTCGCCCGCGGGGGCTTCGATGCGGACGGTGCCGCGCAGGTGTGGTCGGCGGCCGCCGAGCGCTGA
- a CDS encoding Na(+)/H(+) antiporter subunit C, producing the protein MTVSLALLITMAVLYACGVYLLLEKSMTRVILGFLLIGNATNILLLIVSGPSGTAPIVDGETDPATFADPLPQALILTAIVITFAVSAFLMALVYRSWRLAKEDALTVDPDDVALRTRLAQEPEMPDADEDDTEFGVRADAAVAGATDLDVRPRAMEDEANEEGKRS; encoded by the coding sequence ATGACCGTGTCCCTCGCCCTGCTCATCACCATGGCCGTGCTCTACGCGTGCGGCGTCTACCTGCTGCTCGAGAAGAGCATGACCCGCGTCATCCTCGGCTTCCTGCTGATCGGCAACGCGACCAACATCCTGCTGCTCATCGTCTCCGGCCCGTCGGGCACCGCCCCGATCGTCGACGGCGAGACCGACCCGGCGACCTTCGCCGATCCGCTGCCGCAGGCGCTGATCCTCACGGCCATCGTCATCACCTTCGCGGTGTCCGCGTTCCTCATGGCGCTCGTCTACCGATCGTGGCGGCTCGCGAAGGAGGACGCGCTCACCGTCGATCCCGACGACGTCGCCCTGCGCACCCGCCTCGCGCAGGAACCCGAGATGCCCGACGCGGACGAGGACGACACCGAGTTCGGGGTCCGGGCCGATGCGGCCGTGGCGGGCGCGACCGACCTCGACGTGAGGCCGCGCGCGATGGAAGACGAAGCGAACGAGGAGGGGAAGCGATCATGA
- a CDS encoding monovalent cation/H+ antiporter complex subunit F codes for MSILTLLHVLAGVLLSAAALLVLYRIVRGPTILDRMIASDVMLTTLILVLGTEMALNGHTRTLPVVLVLAGTAVFGSIAVARYVSKHDKAHDQHEVHHGS; via the coding sequence ATGAGCATCCTGACCCTGCTGCACGTCCTCGCCGGCGTCCTCCTCTCCGCCGCGGCGCTGCTCGTGCTGTACCGCATCGTGCGCGGCCCGACGATCCTCGACCGGATGATCGCCTCCGACGTGATGCTGACGACCCTCATCCTGGTGCTCGGCACCGAGATGGCGTTGAACGGGCACACCCGCACCCTGCCGGTCGTCCTGGTGCTCGCGGGAACCGCGGTGTTCGGGTCGATCGCCGTCGCACGGTACGTGTCGAAGCACGATAAGGCGCACGATCAGCACGAGGTGCACCATGGCTCCTGA